In Dermacentor variabilis isolate Ectoservices chromosome 1, ASM5094787v1, whole genome shotgun sequence, the genomic stretch tgCTTAGTCGAGTTATTTTCGTGATGTGAAccgacatggggggggggggggggggtgtatgctCTGACTTGTCCCATGCTGCCGTCCGTTGGCTGGGGGAGGCCCATAATTGTACTCCGTAAATCCACAAATAAAGAATTTATTATATTTAAGAGAACGATGGACGCCTGTAATATACCACATGACAAGTATGTCTAACTGTCCCTTTCTTCTGCTGCATTCAACTTGATGAAAGCAGCGTCCTTGGGGTAAACTTTAATTCAATCCCTTGAACAGGATTCAGAACTATGCTTATGGCCAACTCAAGCTTGTCCATAGGAACTTTGGAGCTGACGTTGAAGCGGCGTAGAATGTGTGTCAGAATAATCTTTTGCTCCCTCAGCGCAAATTTTTGCCCTGTAatggaaaaaaaggggggagaggAAATTAGCAATAAAACAACACTGTGGCCAAAACTGCAATATTgaacagcagttttttttttcactttgttgCATCAGTCAGGGAAGTACCAGTAGAAAATGATGAGTCTACGCGAAAGTATGCAAAGGTCTCAGTGTCAGCAAATATTCGCCTCCACCGGCCACATGAAAGCCAACTTAAGCAGAACATTCGACAACTTATCGTTATATGGGTGTCATGCATATATATTATGTGAGAAGTATATATGTAGTATTAGGGTCATCTTTTCAAAATATAACCCTTTCCGCATGTTGCATAGACCGGCCTGTGCCGTTCCCGAACACCGAGGAATACTATTTGCCCAAGTTTGTTAGAAACCATCCAGcacagaagctttttttttttaatcacagaGCTGCAATGCTGCCCTAAAGTCGCAGTTTTAGCGAGCATGACCGTAGGCTGTGAGCAAACCTATCGCTTACCTAGGCAGTTACGCGGTCCCGCTGAGAAGGGCACATATGCGTAGGTAGACATGCTTTTTGCACCCATGAACCTCTCGGGTATGAAACAGTCTGGGTCCTTAATATACCTGGGATGTCTGTGAAGGAAATACAAAGCTATGATGGCCAGCGTGCCGCGGGGTATTACGTGGTTTCCTGCAAGAAATAAAAGGAGAAATATGAAAATCAGATCCTCAGAGTCAAACTTAAACAAGCCAACTGCTCAAAAGACATAGCTTGTCATTAATGAATTTGTCACGGCAAACTTGATTAAACTTCACACTCTCCGAGTACTTACTCCGATAAAACATATATGCCCATCTGGTACTAGTGGATGTACATTACCATACGTTCCGTTCAGTTTCGCCACTCCGACGTCGTGCGGTGCATCGAGACATACACAACAATTTAGCTGTGGCTGATATATTTGGAGCTCCTGCGATGTCACAAACAGAAGCTCAAATCACAGTGGCGGATTAAGTGTTGAATTTCGTagccaaaaaaaaatttacgcgTCGCTGTTTGAGTCGAAAAGTGAACTCAGGTTCGTTTTATCGCAAAATGAATCCTCCGAGCACTATGCCACTCGGGCAATGCAGGGGTGGGCCTCCTTTGTCATGGACAGATTTACGACTGAATTTGGGATAGATTTCGCGACAATGATTTGAAAAATATGATTGGGCCAAATGTTCTGTCCCTTTTGCTGGCGCGTTACATGTCTGagtgaaacgaaagaaaaacctTTAAGCTATATATATGTGTAGCCACTGCCACATTCGAATTCATGCATTACTTCGTCCGCAAATCATTGTCTCCTACGTAATATTTCGAGGTTTCCAGACTCACGTTGTTAAAATTTCGCCTGTGTTTCGCCGACGAATTCGGCCGCGAAATACAGTACCGTTACTTGCGTTATGTGCTGCTGAAGGTGTGTAGAAGACATTTTCTGAAACGCATTCCAGTTGTACGCCTAGTATATatttgttgggagctcggtttagcggattCAAGTAATAGACGTTTGGCaagttgagaacggagagtcggctggctttattccacagtaaaagcaggtttCCCAAGTGGCTGTGGTTGCGCCCCTGTCGGGCAGTCACCTCACTTCCAAGAGCGGGGGGCAATGACCCCTACATGGAGGCCAGGTGAGGTAACTGGATTTCCCAGAAGGGGAGGCAGCGTATAGTGGCGAACAGTCGCTACAAgggctcacccccccccccccccctgcaatgcCGGAGGCTTAGGTGTGCATGGCGGTAGGAATGAAGCGTTAATGTCCAAGATAGGCTGGTTTCACGCGGTCGCACTGCACTGTCTCTTTTTTGCCACGTACGTCAATTTTCAAGGCTTTATCTGAACGAGAAAACACAAGAAAGGGGccttcataggaaggagtcaatgATGGCTTGGTAGAGTCGGACCGCAGAAAGACGTGCGTGGTTGTGTCCACTGTCGCGTAACTAAACGCAAGCTGCCCGCGGGCGATACGTGGGAGTGTAGGCCGCAGTTGGTCGAGTCTAAAGATGTCGCCTCTCCAAGTGCTGCGCGGCCGCTGGCGGAGTGCTCTGCTGGGTGCCGAAAGACTGGCCTGGAACGCGGATTGCTGATCCATAGAGTATCTCGGCAGCGCTGACTCTGAGGTCATCTTTTATTGTTGTTCGCAGCCCTAGTAGTGCAAGGGGTAGCCTTTCGACCCACTGCTGTCTGTCGAGCGTAGCAgtcaatgacgccttcagttgtcggtggagacgctTCCATCATGCCATTGCTTTGTGGATAGTAAGCCGTGGTGATCTCAAGGCACGTGCCGAGCAGTCTCGCCGGGGTAGAAAAAAACGAACTTGGGAATTGTCGGCCTCGGTCAGCAGTTATTCCCAAAGAACAACCGTACCGCGTCATTCACATAGCATCAAATGCTCCCGCTACTGTTTCGGCCGTGAGGTATTGTAGAGACGTCGCCTCAGGCCAccttggcagcttcttgcccagcttcgaacATCTTTATTGATCCTTGGCCAGACGAAGCGGTCTGTAATCAGCCTCTGTGTCGCTTTGATGCCGGGATGGCTCAGACCCTGCAGTGAATTGAATATTGGCGGACGAAACTGATGAGGCACGAACGAGCGAGGAGCTGCCTGCTATGTGTCCCATGTGACCAATGTTGTCGTGTAGGGAAGCGGCACCTCCGCAAGCTGCAGCGACGAGCCTTTTCCCCGCAATTGGCTCAGCTCGGGGTCGTTCTGCTGGGCGGAGGCTAGAGCTTCGAACCTGTTTTGGAACCAGATGGAGAGGTTAAGACGAATTTCTCGAGGAAGGACGAATAACGAGGAGCGGAAATGCTTGATAATGCAATAGATGGCCAACATCGCGTTCGAACGTTAATGCATTCATGCGTTCATGCGTTCGAACTCATGGCGGGCAACTTCCAACCTCCGTCGAGCGAGCTTCCGTGGTCGCGTTGCGACAGGTGGGTCTGTGGGTGTGATAGGATACGTCACCTTGTGTTTCACGGGCAGCGCATCGTTTCGGGGCTTCGTGAGTTGCGGTTACTCAGCAAGTATCTTGTCGTACCTTGAGGTGAGGTTGGACTGCAGGCAGGGATGTACTACCTGCATTGACAGATGCATCGCGGGATGTGATGTTATCATTTAGGCGCCGATCGCAAACACTCACATCTAGGTTGAAATGGCGGCGGAAGTCCGCTCCCAGTATGACAAAGCTGACGTCGACGATCGCAAACAACCATCTATGCAAGCACCAGCGTCCGATGTCTAGCGTTGTTCACTGGAGCCCATACGACGCGATGGCAGTGTTTACTGCGTGGAGCGTGGGCGTGGACTTACCGCTTTGGCGATCTGCGGCCGTGGcgggaacgatagacagctcggctcCGGTGTCGACGAGGAGCCGGGTGCTGGTGATGCGGTTGACTACGAAGAATAGGCGGCTTGCGCGAGGGCCGATGTCGTATGCCGTCGTTACTGGCCGGTGCGTTTCCGGTCCACGAACAGGGCTGGGTGCAGCGActtgcttgttcgcgaaagcgacGGTGATACCAGCACAACTGCTGCGGCGAGTATCTAGGTGCGCTGTGAGACTGCGAAGGCTAATGGTTGCGCCGAAGTCGGTCGCCAGTGTTGCCACCCGTCGTCAGCTTGTCCAGTGCACTGGTAAAGCGGTCGAGTTTCCCTTGAGGCGTTAGAGTCGGTGTCCTGCTTCTGAGACTCGCAGCGGTGATGGGTAGCTGTGCCGCAGACGAGCAGTCGCATGTGCGACTGCTTgtcagcgagtgcagctagcCGATCGATTGAGACTCGTCTGGTCGGAACCGACCAGCACCATGCCTGCGAACTGTGGAAGGCGCCGCAAGAACAGGTGGCGCGaaattggaagctggctctcgtttgTGAAGTGGCTACCCAGCAATTGGCGTCACGAAGAGAGGAGTTGCTCTCGCAGAAGTTTTTACCGGTGCAGGACTTGTGGCGGTCGTAGGTCGCCGATTTCCTCGGAGAGGAGCTGTTTATGCCCACTCGGTTGTGATGGCTCAAGGCGCTGCAGGACCGTGCATTACAGGTCATCGTATGCTGTGGACGAAGGCGTACCCGCTAGCAAGTCGTCTATATATGGCATCTTCGATGTCGGAGGATAGCGTGGCGACGTCGTGCAGGTACCTTGCTGTCTGTGAAGTAATGCGCTGGAGTTGAAAACCCGCCTCCACTTGCACAAACCAAACTCGAGGATTCTTGTGCCAAAAGCTGGGGagctgaagctctgcggcgatgacaggagacgtaatcgTGGCGTCTTCTCTGTCAGCAGAAGTAGGAGCAGCGTCGTTCATGTCAGTGTTCGAAAAAAATTAAACTTAAATGTCCTGGGTCATCACTTGTTTGCAGcttggtttagcggaggcaagtaataGACGTTTTGACAGGTTGAAAACGGAGAGTCCACTGGCTTTATTCCACAGCAAACATCCCTTACTGCGCGTACACAGACAGAGGGActgaaagaacgacgaagacaagtacACGCACGCTTGAACATGCCCGCTCAATGCACATGATCGCACATGCGCGCTCGTTCATCTTAAGGAGGCGGTCATGGTTCATTTGAATTTTGTATGCGTACTCATGCTGGCTTCGTGCTTTGGAGGGGGCGcttttttcttggtgtttggtataTATGCTTCttattcaatataaaaaaatcaattggtagtcagcgcttgtcttcgtcgctCTTTCAGTCCCTCTGTCTATGTGATGGTGATTTTTGTAATGGAATAcgaactagcccgtacccaaacacCCGCTTTATTTCACAgcaaagcaggtttgccgagtggctgtggtggcgccccagtcgggcagcAACCTCACTTCCAAGAATGAGCAGGAggcaatgacccccacgtggAGGCAAGGCGGCGTAGCTGGGTTTCCCAGAAGAGGGGACAAGGTCGTTTCATATTCAACTAAATATTTGATAACAACGGCGTTTCAGTGTGCTTCCAGCTCGCGGCTGCTTGATGCACTGCTTGTTTACGTCTCCAATTTCTGGTGTTGGATGCATCACAATCTACGAATAAAACATTTTCTAATGTACATGACAGCATTTTAGTTGTGGTCTAAGAGGTGTTAGTAACTGCCGATGTCAGCACGGAACTCATGCGTGTATCCACTTTGGATGTGAAGTGTCTAGTAAAGGGAGGCAGTCGCCACTGCcattttgttttttcattcattctAAATAAACCTCAAAAGCTATAGATTAGTCCTGGCAGTGCTAAATGTGGAAGGTTGCAGAATTagaatggcgctctttggccacatctggcccttgcgtcaGTGAACTCCAATGATCATCAGAATTAGAACCGTTAATTATTCCAGTAACGCAAGAGGGTATTAAACATGTAATTTATCCCTGTTGAGTGATCTGTAACTTGTAGACTACAGCTGGCGTATACGTTCTCTGTTTGCCCGAAAATGCCTGTAACACGCTTAAACCACGCtttttctataattttttttgtcatgcgTCTTTCACAGAAATTCAGTGAAAAAAATTCCATCTCCGAAGCGGCGACTCTTTTACCATCACTCACAAATACAAACCTATCGACGCCCGCAATGTATTCGACGGTGGTGAGGGCTAACAACTAAATGGGTATGTGTACGTTTTCACTACGCGCTGCTTCTACGCAGTGATTTGGCGCAAACGTCAGTTTCGGCTAACGGACGCCTCTTCAGTAAAGTAGAACGGGTACTTAAAATACGCTTCGCGGGGCACATGTAACAGGCACGTCTCTGCACAGCCGACTCTGAAAGGGTTCACGCATTTCGGAGCGCACAATCAGCAATACTCATCGAGGACGAAGGCGACGTTGTCGGCGTCCTAAATACGACGTTGTTGTTTGAGAAGACGGCACCACTGTTTCAGGAGCAAATAAACAAGCCACAAGACGGTGGCCGCTGCACGAGCCAGCTGCTGTAGAGGTAAATTAGTTCGGTCTAATGATTTTTTTTACTGATGCCATTGTCTGTGTTGTAGCCTTGATGACTTCAGCAGTCGCGCCTCGCCCTTGTTCCGTCACCTATTTTTCCACATTTTACACCATCCGCCGCGGTGACaaagtggctatggcattctgcgaATCAGCGCATGGGTTTGATTTTCCGCTAATCAggacagaaatatttttttcagtttgAACAATGCAACAAAGTAACTTGATTCGCCTACACATCGACTGCGTATGTAGCAGGAGAGAAGTGAGAAGCGGCGAAGGTGACCTAGGGATTTACGCACCAATTTTTGTGTCTCTTGTGACCAGGCGGCCTACAAGTTGTGCCGGGGGATAAAGCCGCAAAGCTTCCTGCAGGGTAAAGAGAAGCAAGCTGTAATAACAATgttactgaaactgaaaaaaaaataaagctgacaAAGAGTAGAGGCTTGGGCGTGTTTGTGATTCATCGCAACACAAGCACAGAGCGAAAGACAGAAAGGTAGAAAAACACACACGGCAGGTTGGAAGTAAGCACCAAGTGTGTCTATCTTGTCCCCGACTTTTGCGCTGTGCTTGCGTCACGATGAAAAAAGAAGTTTTAACAAATTTCTCCAACTACAAGAAAGTTTCGTGTTGAAGGCGGCACAGTCACTTGGAGTGCCTATACGTAAACTAATGCGGTTTATTATTTAAAAAATCCCAAATAActagcatttaaaagaaaataaatgcgcCTTCTTTAGTTCCAACTAGAGGTCCGAATGTAGacggcgtcccagctaacttaagCCACGGTTCAAAAATATGCCGACGCACTATAGGTGGACGCAATCAAATGCACGTTTTTGGCTAAACTATGGAGCAAGTTTAACTATTTTTTGTTTCGCCTAACTGCATATTTATTCAAGAACTATCAAGCAAATTCGCGAACATTTACTTTATGGCACAATTtccaatgacaaaattgtagaagCGTTCCAAGCAACATTGAATTTGAGCAGCTTATGACTTCCTACTTGTTacataatcatttttttttctgcgtcgcAAATAAATTCCGCGAGATATGCGAAAAAAAAGCACGTGGCATGTCTTATTGCGCGCTTCGTATGAGTAAAAGGTGCATTTAGCCGGGTGTACTGCCGCTTAATAATTGATAGTCGCTGATTTACGCCCAGCGATGCTCTTCCCTTtaggcggttcatgatagcgataagcagacctGGCAGCTTTCACAGCGCTTTCGCAGCACTAGAGTGGTTCTCTAGAAGCACTGTATAAGTTTCATAATCTTCTCAACTAAGACTGTTGTCTTCGTTGACGaaactgtactgcagaatggaaCCAAAATTATAGTGACAagactattatatatatatatatatatatatatatatatatatatatatatatatatatatatatatatatatatatatatatatatatgtataggaaATTACTAAATCAGGGCAGGCAAGAGTATGTGCCTCCCTAAATGTATGTGATATTTGAGTAGCAAAATACGCAATGGCTAAATTAATTTTGATATTTTAAACAAATAATTCTCGCCCGATCGATTTGAAAGCAATTTAGTGCTATCAGTTCGAGTGCAAATGAGAGCAATCGTCCTCTTAACTGCGTTGTAAGCCACAGAGCCTAACtttatgcaaactttttaattGCGCATCCCTTCCAGGCTGTCGTAATCGCCAAATGTCAGCGCACGCATTGGCTTCATGCTAATTTGCACTAAAACGCTGTGCGTATTCTGCGCGAGGTCATGTTACTAACTGAACGGCTCCTGCGAAACGTTTCATTCTGAATATCTGGTTGACTGGCCATCAGATATGATGCACTACTATAGCGGCTTGCCTCCCAAAAGAATGCAATAAATGGTGGTATAATAGTGCGTGATAGCTTCCCTATCGCTCTTATTTCTCGTGCGTGTAACTTTAACAATTCCGTTTACAATATTCCATTCTCGCAACTCCGGCTAAACGCCTTGAGGTGCTCCACCAACGACAATACGCAAGGTATGTCAGTCACCTTGCGTATTTGGGTGACATACCTTCAGAACACAGTCCATATAAGTGAGGCTTTTTACAGCTTCGTGGTCGAGCGGCTTCTCCCAGTCGTCTCCAAAGGCTGCGTCGATCTCGTCCCGGAGCTTATCTTGAATTTCTGGATGGTGGCCGATTAGGTAAAGAGCAAAAACGAGGCCTGTCGCCGTGAAGTCGAAGCCCTAGATGGGATAAATACAGGTATTTCATGTTTTAAATTATGAGTTCAGCGGATGTGCATGGGTGTGCGTATTCAAGTGCTAGCAGAAGA encodes the following:
- the LOC142584472 gene encoding cytochrome P450 4V2-like; the encoded protein is MLKHVEEARDFVSDVFRKRITEYRKGFRDPVSKNSLLELLVRMCVDEGTLSETEVRDEILGALEGGFDFTATGLVFALYLIGHHPEIQDKLRDEIDAAFGDDWEKPLDHEAVKSLTYMDCVLKEALRLYPPAQLVGRLVTRDTKIGNHVIPRGTLAIIALYFLHRHPRYIKDPDCFIPERFMGAKSMSTYAYVPFSAGPRNCLGQKFALREQKIILTHILRRFNVSSKVPMDKLELAISIVLNPVQGIELKFTPRTLLSSS